Proteins from a single region of Colias croceus chromosome Z, ilColCroc2.1:
- the LOC123705427 gene encoding uncharacterized protein LOC123705427, whose translation MVTRTKNIAAFGSSVKRFEKITVHPSLDPSGLYTERPDGCDPCLYYPQSINEIFRVNRHRKVDKDPWRYKTELEDWARNLGYRNQKILNQRRWQNSLLGPAWHEVKELPKYKASCMNVGFGRMRRWKPLKSSTPCPGTYYNAVPFKLPYGPHSNRPTFEREEPCRFKDASPKWSLAPNRYVIVDKECIEQKSKKIVSLKGPYDLFTGVRDETTIKNHFNTSLRCAAATWPIALKGCLETYKKSHFGTMNKTNRSVPYRGRNALVDITMCLKSPDEPGPAHLNIDTPKHFKQNKKGFNSSYDKPPGYKRVVVWPGVGRYTIEGDRCIPGHGHKHVFISKEQRTIGAILPQPMNTF comes from the coding sequence ATGGTTACCCGAACTAAAAACATTGCGGCCTTTGGATCAAGTGTTAAgagatttgaaaaaatcacTGTACATCCCAGTTTAGACCCTAGTGGATTATATACGGAACGCCCCGATGGATGTGATCCTTGTCTATATTATCCTCAGTCAATCAATGAAATTTTTCGGGTTAATCGACATAGAAAAGTCGATAAAGATCCTTGGAGATACAAGACTGAACTAGAAGATTGGGCAAGAAATTTGGGATATAGGAATCAGAAAATCTTAAATCAGAGAAGATGGCAAAACTCTTTGCTAGGTCCAGCTTGGCACGAAGTCAAAGAACTTCCCAAATATAAAGCTTCTTGTATGAATGTTGGTTTTGGAAGAATGCGAAGGTGGAAACCTCTTAAAAGTAGCACTCCGTGTCCTGGTACGTATTATAATGCTGTACCTTTTAAATTACCTTATGGTCCACATTCTAATAGACCCACATTTGAGAGAGAAGAGCCTTGTCGATTCAAAGACGCTTCTCCAAAGTGGTCTCTGGCACCAAATAGGTACGTGATTGTTGACAAGGAATGTATCGAACAAAAATCCAAGAAAATAGTGTCCTTAAAGGGTCcatatgatttatttactgGAGTGCGCGATGAGACCACAATAAAGAATCACTTCAATACATCGTTGCGGTGCGCAGCGGCCACTTGGCCGATAGCTCTTAAAGGATGCTTGGAGacttataaaaaatcacaTTTTGGAACAATGAATAAGACCAACCGTAGTGTGCCATACAGAGGACGAAACGCATTAGTAGATATAACAATGTGCCTAAAGAGCCCAGACGAACCTGGACCTGCACATCTAAATATCGATACACctaaacattttaaacaaaataaaaagggCTTCAACAGTAGCTATGACAAACCGCCGGGATACAAACGCGTGGTTGTATGGCCAGGCGTCGGCCGATATACCATCGAAGGTGACAGGTGCATCCCGGGTCATGGCCATAAACACGTATTTATCAGCAAAGAACAAAGAACGATAGGCGCAATTTTACCACAACCAATGAACACTTTTTAA